In Mycolicibacter virginiensis, the DNA window GTCGCGAGGTGACGACAACGGGCCGGCTCCGTGCATCGACGCACGCGCCGCAGCGGCCAATGCGCTGCACCCCAATGCCATCGTGTCCATCCACGCCGACGGCGGGCAGCCCGCCGGCCGCGGGTTCCACGTCAACTACTCCGCGCCTCCGCTGAACCCGGCCCAGGAGGGCCCGGCGGTGCGGTTCGCCCAGATCATGCGCAGCCAGTTGCAGGCGGCGGGCATTCCGCCGGCCAACTACATCGGCACCGACGGCTTGAAGGGTCGCGCCGACCTCGCCGGGCTCAACCTGGCCGAATACCCTTCGGTCCTGGTCGAGCTGGGCAACATGAAAAACGCCACCGATGCGGCCCTGATGGAGAGTCCGGCGGGCCGCCAGCGCTACGCCGACGCGGTCGCGCGCGGCATCGCCAGTTTCCTGAGCGCTCAGACACAAGTGCCCTAACTCGCAGCACTGCTGCGTGCACGCCCGCCGATCCGCCGTTAGCGTGGGAGGTGATGTCCGTTCGGCCGGCCGATACACCGACATCCCACGCGCGGGGGGTGCGGCTGCTGCTGGACAGCTACCGCAACATCCCCGCTGACGAATCGGTCCGGCTGGCCAAGCCCACCTCCAACCTGTTTCGGGCGCGCGCGAGGCGCCAGGCACCAGGTCTGGACACCTCGGGCCTGGTGAGCGTCATCGCCGTCGACCCGGAGAATCGCACCGCCGACGTCGACGGCATGTGCACCTACGAGGATCTGGTCGCCGCCACCCTTCCCTACGGCCTGGCGCCGTTGGTGGTCCCGCAGCTCAAGACGATCACCGTCGGCGGTGCGGTCAGCGGGCTGGGAATCGAGTCTGCGTCGTTCCGCAACGGGCTTCCCCACGAGTCGGTGCTGGAGATGGACGTGCTCACCGGCGACGGCGAACTGCTGACGGTATCGCGTGACGAGCATGAAGATCTGTTCCACGCGTTTCCGAATTCCTATGGAACGCTGGGGTATTCGACGCGCCTGCGGATCGAATTGGAGGCCGTAAAGCCATTCGTCGCGTTGCGGCACATCCGCTTCGATTCCCTGGACGAGCTGGTCGCGACGATGGACCGCATCATCGATACCGGCGGGCTCGAAGGCGTTCCGGTGGATTACCTCGACGGCGTGGTGTTCAGCCCCCGGGAAAGCTACCTGTGTGTCGGTATCGCGACCGATTCCCCCGGCGCCGTCAGCGACTACACCGGCCAGCAGATCTACTACCGCTCGATTAGGCACGCGCACGGGATCAAAGACGACCGGCTGACCATCCACGACTACCTGTGGCGCTGGGACACCGACTGGTTCTGGTGCTCGCGCGCGTTCGGCGCCCAGCATCCCCTGGTGCGCCGGTGGTGGCCGCGGCGCTACCGGCGCAGCAGTGTCTACTCGAAGCTGATCGCCTACGACCAGCGCTTCGCCATCGCCGACCGGATCGAGAAGCGGCACAACCGCCCACCTCGCGAGCGAGTGGTGCAGGACATCGAGGTCCCGCTGGAGCGCTGCCGGCAATTCCTGGACTGGTTCTTCGCTCACGTCCCGATCGAACCGGTGTGGTTGTGCCCGCTCCGGCTGCGCGGCGACGAGGAGTGGCCGCTGTACCCGATTCGGTCTAATCGCACCTACGTCAACGTCGGGTTCTGGTCGTCAGTCCCGGCCGGCGCCACCGAGGGCGCTACCAATCGGCTGATCGAGGCCAAGGTGAGCGAGCTCGACGGCCACAAGTCGTTGTACTCCGACTCCTACTACACCGCCGCGGAGTTTGACGAGCTCTACGGCGGTGAAACCTATCGGAGGATCAAGAAGACTTACGACCCCGACTCGCGGCTACTGGACCTCTACGCCAAGGCGGTGCGACGACGATGACGATCGACAGCGAGCAGGTACGCACGCCGACCGGCAGATTGAGCCTGGCCCAGGTGCTGGAGACCCTGGCCACCGACGGACACCTGCCGCTGCGCTTCACCGCCTACGACGGCAGCAGCACCGGCCCCGAGGACGCACCCTTGGGCCTGGACTTGCTGACGCCGCGCGGCACCACCTATCTGGCCACCGCGCCGGGCGACCTGGGGATGGCCCGGGCCTACATCTCCGGTGACCTGGGGCTGCACGGCGTGCACCCCGGCGATCCCTATCGGCTGCTCAAGGCGCTGGCCGACGAGCTGCACTTCAAACGGCCCTCGCCCAGAGTGCTGGCCAACATCGTGCGCTCGATCGGGATCGAACATCTGGTGCCGATCGCCCCGCCACCCCAAGAGGCACTCCCCCGGTGGCGACGTATCGCGGAAGGTTTGCGGCACAGCAAGTCTCGGGATGCCGGGGCGATCCATCACCACTACGACGTGTCCAACGACTTCTACGAGTGGGTGCTCGGTCCGTCGATGACTTACACCTGCGCGGTCTATCCAACGCCGGATGCGACGCTGGAGCAGGCCCAGGAGAACAAGTACCGGCTGGTCTTCGACAAGCTGCGGTTGAGCCCCGGAGACGTGCTGCTCGACGTGGGCTGCGGCTGGGGCGGCATGGTGCGCTACGCGGCGCGCCACGGGGTGCGTGCTATCGGTGCGACGCTGTCGGCCGAGCAGGCCCAGTGGGCGCAGCGCGCGATCGCCGACGCCGGCCTGTCCGACCGAGCCGAGGTGCGGCACTGCGACTACCGCGACGTCGGCGAATCCGGGTTCGACGCGGTCTCCTCGATCGGGATGACCGAACACATCGGCGTGGCCAACTACCCCGCCTACTTCGGATTCCTCAAGTCCAAGCTGCGTCCCGGCGGCCTGCTGCTCAACCACTGCATCACCCGGGCAGACAACAAATCCACTGCGGCCGCAGGCGATTTCATCGACCGCTATGTGTTCCCCGACGGAGAGCTGGCCGGATCCGGCCGGATCATCAGCGAGATTCAGGACGTCGGCCTCGAGGTACTGCACACCGAGAACCTGCGCAACCACTACGAGCTGACCCTGCGCGACTGGTGCGCCAACCTGGTGGCGCACTGGGACGACGCCGTGGCCGAGGTCGGGCTGGCCACCGCCAAGGTCTGGGGCCTGTACATGGCCGGTTCGCGGCTGGGCTTCGAGCACAACGGCATTCAGCTTCATCACGCGCTGGCGGTCAACGGCGCCGACGGCGCCGGCCTGCCGCTGCGGCCGTGGTGGCGGCCCTAGGAGCTCTAAAGCCCTAGCGGCTCTGGCGGCGCGCGAAGGCCGGGGCGCGCTCCGGGCGCACGCCCACACCGACCAGGTAAGCCGGAATCGCCGAGAGCCAGGGCAACATCGCGAACAGCCTGCCCACGCTCGCCGGCGGGCTGAGGTTCTGGCCGCGCAGGATGGGGTTCAGCGCCCGGTGCGCTGCCCGCTGCACCGATTGGGTGACGACGGTGGGCAGCTGTCGACGTCGCTGCACGGCGGCCAGATCCCGAGCGGTCACCCGCCCTTGCCGGAGCGGCTCGGCCAGGATGGTCGCGGCGGCCACCGCATCCTGCACCGCCAGGTTGATGCCGACCCCACCCACCGGTGACATGGCGTGTGCGGCGTCGCCGATACACAACAGCCCGTCAATGCTCCAGTGCCGCAACCGATTCACCCGCACATCAAGGTGTTTGACGTCGTCCAGGCTCTGCAGCGCCTCCACCGAATCCGCGGCCTCGGGAATGAGCTCGACCACGTCACGGCGGAACCCCTCGATACCGCGGGCCCGCTTGTCGGCGTCGGTGCCCTTGCGCCCCAGGTAGGCGACCTGAAAGTAACTGTCGCGCGGAATCATGATCGCGGCCCGCCCCGGTCCGAGGCGGGGTAACAAGGTGGGCTGGGTGGCGCGGTCGTTCGGCAGCCGGAACCACCACACATCGAAGTTCACCGGAAACTCGCGTGAGTGCAGGCCCGCCTCATGCCGTGCGACCGACCAGCGCCCGTCGCAGGCCACCGTGAGATCGGCACGCAGTTCCCCGGTGCCCTCGGCGTCGCGGTAGCGCACTCCGGCCACCCGCCCGTTCTCGTGCAGCAGCCCGGTGACCTCGGTCTGCATTCGCAAGGTGAACGTCGGCTCGGTCTGCGCGGACTCGGCGAGCAGGTTGAGCAGGTCCCACTGCGGCACCATCGCAACGTAGGGGTGCGGCTGGCGACGCAGCCGGCCGAAATCGACCACCGTGACGTCGCGCCCGGCCACGTCGAGGCTGACCTGATGGATCTCACTGTGCGCCAGCGTGGTGAAGCGCTCCCAGAGCCCGAGCTCATCAAGAAGACGCAGGGTCGTGGGGTGCACGGTGTCGCCACGGAAATCACGCAGGAAGTCGGCGTGCTTCTCCAGCAGCGTCACCGCTATGCCGGCCCGGGCCAGCAACAGTCCGAGAACCATGCCTGCCGGTCCGCCACCGACGATCGCGCAGGTGGTTGCTTCGGTCATATCGCCCATTGCGGTGCCACGTTACGCGTGTTTGAGGCGGCGCCCGGGCGGTTATTCGCATCTCGGCAAGGGGGGTACATCATGACTGCCAAAACACTGACCAAAGGCACGAAAACCACCAACGGCAAGCTCGGTTTGGCCGAGGTTCTGATGCTCCTGGCGGGCGGAGGCCAGCCACCGCTGAGGATCTCCGCCTACGACGGCAGCAGCGTGGGCCCCAGCGACACGGAGCTGGGCGTCGATCTGCTGAATTCCCGCGCCACCGCCTATCTGGCCACGTCACTCGGTCAGCTCGGGATCGCCCGCGCCTATGTCGCCGGTGACCTGGAACTGCGCGGCGTGCATCCCGGCAATCCGTACCCGGTGCTCAACGCCATGGCGGACCTGGAGTTCAAGCACCCGTCGCCACGCGAGTTGGCCAACATCGTCCGGTCTATCGGGCTGAAGAACCTGAAGCCGATCGCGCCACCGCCGGAGGAAGCCCCACCCCGATGGCGTCGTACCGCGGAGGGACTGCGGCATTCCAAGGCTCGCGACGCCGACGCGATCCATCACCACTACGACGTCTCCAACACCTTCTACGAGTGGGTGCTCGGCCCATCGATGACCTACAGCTGTGCGATCTACCCCAACCCCGGCGCGAGCCTGGAGGAAGCGCAGGAGAACAAGTACCGACTGATCTTCGAAAAGCTGCGCCTGCAAGCCGGCGACCGGTTGCTCGATGTGGGCTGCGGCTGGGGCGGCATGGTGCGCTACGCGGCGCGCCGCGGCGTTCAGGCGCTCGGGGTGAGCCTGTCGGCCGAACAGGTCGAGTGGGCACGAGCGGCAATCGCCGACGAGGGACTCGCGGGCCTGGCCGAGGTGCGGCACTGCGACTACCGCGACATCCGCGAGGACGGGTTCGACGCCATCTCATCGATCGGGGTGAGCGAGCACATCGGGGTGAAGAATTACCGCTCCTACTTCGGATTCCTCAAGTCGAAGTTGCGCACCGGCGGGTTGCTGCTCAATCAATGCGTGACGCTGCCGGACAACTCGATCTACCGCGGCGACGCCTTCACCGACCGCTACGTCTTCCCCGACGGCGAGATCACCGGCTCGGGCCGTGTGATCTCCGACATTCAGCAGACCGGGCTCGAAGTGCTGCATGAGGAGGACTTCCGCCACCACTACGCGATGACGCTGCGGCAGTGGAGCCGCAACCTGGTGTCGCACTGGGACGAGGCCGTCGCCGAGGTCGGGCTGGGCCGGGCCAAGGTGTGGGGGCTGTACATGGCGGCCTCGGTGCTGTGCTTCGAACGCAACCTGTTCCAGCTGCATCAGGTGTTGGCCAGCAACGTCGACGGGGACGGCGACGACGACCTGCCGCTGCGGCCTTGGTGGCAGCCTTAGCCGATCAGTCGCCGCTGATCCGGCGGGCGCCCAGCTCGTTCTGCAGCAACTCCAGGGCCACTTCTTCGGGGTCGCGGCGAGGCGGGGCACCGGAGGCGTCCGCCGTGTTTTCCAAAGCCTCGGCCAGCATGGCCTCCTCGTCGGCGCGGCGTGCCGACTCCATGTCGACCTGAGCGGGCGCCGCCGACTGGCCCGCGTCCGGAGCAGCAGGTCCGCCGGCCTCGCAGCGCACCCGCCAGTTCACCCCGAGGGCATCCTTGAGCGCTTCGATGATGACGTCGGCGTTGCGCTGCTCGGAAAGCCGCCGGGCCAGCGGGGCGGATTCGTGACTGAGCACCAGCGTGTTGCCGTCCACGGTGCGCACGGTCGCGCCGGCGAGCATCACCTCGGTGGTGCGGCTGCGCTGACGAACCTTGTCGCGCACTGTAGTCCACATCGCGCGCACGGCGGCGGCATCGGGCTCGCCCGGAGTGACCCCCGCAGCGGGTGCGGGTGCCGGAGGCGCTGCAGCGGGCGGCGGCGCGGGGGCCGGCGCGGGTGGTGCAGGGGGTTCGGGTTCGGGCACCGTCGCGGCGGGCGTCGGCACCGGCTCGGGAGTGGGTGCGGCGGCGGGCACCGGCGCAGGCGTGGGCGCGGCTGCGGGCTCAGCGGCCCGGGTAGAGCGACGGGTGAACTGCTTGGCGGGTGACGCGGCGGGCGGCTCTTGCGTGGCGGCAGCGGCCGGAGCCGGCGCGCTCGCGGCGGGCGCGGCGCCGGTCCGTACGGGTGCCGCCGGGATCGACATGTCCAGTCGGCCCTCGATGCGCTCGACCCGTTGCAGCAGTGCGGCTTCGGTGTCGGCGGCCGACGGCAGCAGCAGCCGGGCGCACACCACCTCCAGCAGCAACCGGGGAGCAGTCGCGCCGCGCATCTCGCCGAGGCCGGCGTGCACCACCTCGGCATAGCGGGCCAAGGTCGCCGGGCCCAGCCGGGCGGCCTGCTCATACATCCGCTCCAGCATGTCTTCGGGCGCGTCGACCACACCCTTGGCGACCGCGTCGGGGACCGCCTGCAGCACGATCAGGTCCCGAAAACGCTCCAGCAGGTCGATGGCGAACCGGCGCGGGTCGTGGCCGGCGTCAACGACCGCCTCCACCGCTCCGAACAGCGATGCGGCGTCCCCGGCGGCCAAGGCGTCGACCGCCTCGTCGATCAGCGCGACATCGGTGGCCCCCAACAGACCCAGCGCCCGTTGATAGTGGACGTGGTCAATGCCGTTCTCGTCTTTCTCCGAG includes these proteins:
- a CDS encoding FAD-binding oxidoreductase, whose translation is MSVRPADTPTSHARGVRLLLDSYRNIPADESVRLAKPTSNLFRARARRQAPGLDTSGLVSVIAVDPENRTADVDGMCTYEDLVAATLPYGLAPLVVPQLKTITVGGAVSGLGIESASFRNGLPHESVLEMDVLTGDGELLTVSRDEHEDLFHAFPNSYGTLGYSTRLRIELEAVKPFVALRHIRFDSLDELVATMDRIIDTGGLEGVPVDYLDGVVFSPRESYLCVGIATDSPGAVSDYTGQQIYYRSIRHAHGIKDDRLTIHDYLWRWDTDWFWCSRAFGAQHPLVRRWWPRRYRRSSVYSKLIAYDQRFAIADRIEKRHNRPPRERVVQDIEVPLERCRQFLDWFFAHVPIEPVWLCPLRLRGDEEWPLYPIRSNRTYVNVGFWSSVPAGATEGATNRLIEAKVSELDGHKSLYSDSYYTAAEFDELYGGETYRRIKKTYDPDSRLLDLYAKAVRRR
- a CDS encoding Rv3717 family N-acetylmuramoyl-L-alanine amidase, translated to MRVPVLVRVGIAITTGLVVAAAVPSAPLAPLASAAPGNIAGMIVFLDPGHSGAGDPAALSRQVPNGRGGTKNCQTSGTATNSGYPEHSFTWDTTLRIRQALNAAGVRTAMSRGDDNGPAPCIDARAAAANALHPNAIVSIHADGGQPAGRGFHVNYSAPPLNPAQEGPAVRFAQIMRSQLQAAGIPPANYIGTDGLKGRADLAGLNLAEYPSVLVELGNMKNATDAALMESPAGRQRYADAVARGIASFLSAQTQVP
- a CDS encoding class I SAM-dependent methyltransferase; this encodes MTIDSEQVRTPTGRLSLAQVLETLATDGHLPLRFTAYDGSSTGPEDAPLGLDLLTPRGTTYLATAPGDLGMARAYISGDLGLHGVHPGDPYRLLKALADELHFKRPSPRVLANIVRSIGIEHLVPIAPPPQEALPRWRRIAEGLRHSKSRDAGAIHHHYDVSNDFYEWVLGPSMTYTCAVYPTPDATLEQAQENKYRLVFDKLRLSPGDVLLDVGCGWGGMVRYAARHGVRAIGATLSAEQAQWAQRAIADAGLSDRAEVRHCDYRDVGESGFDAVSSIGMTEHIGVANYPAYFGFLKSKLRPGGLLLNHCITRADNKSTAAAGDFIDRYVFPDGELAGSGRIISEIQDVGLEVLHTENLRNHYELTLRDWCANLVAHWDDAVAEVGLATAKVWGLYMAGSRLGFEHNGIQLHHALAVNGADGAGLPLRPWWRP
- a CDS encoding FAD-dependent oxidoreductase, whose amino-acid sequence is MTEATTCAIVGGGPAGMVLGLLLARAGIAVTLLEKHADFLRDFRGDTVHPTTLRLLDELGLWERFTTLAHSEIHQVSLDVAGRDVTVVDFGRLRRQPHPYVAMVPQWDLLNLLAESAQTEPTFTLRMQTEVTGLLHENGRVAGVRYRDAEGTGELRADLTVACDGRWSVARHEAGLHSREFPVNFDVWWFRLPNDRATQPTLLPRLGPGRAAIMIPRDSYFQVAYLGRKGTDADKRARGIEGFRRDVVELIPEAADSVEALQSLDDVKHLDVRVNRLRHWSIDGLLCIGDAAHAMSPVGGVGINLAVQDAVAAATILAEPLRQGRVTARDLAAVQRRRQLPTVVTQSVQRAAHRALNPILRGQNLSPPASVGRLFAMLPWLSAIPAYLVGVGVRPERAPAFARRQSR
- a CDS encoding DNA polymerase III subunits gamma/tau → MALYRKYRPASFAEVVGQEHVTEPLCTALSAGRINHAYLFSGPRGCGKTSSARILARSLNCAQGPTPTPCGTCDSCVALAPNGPGSIDVVELDAASHGGVDDTRDLRDRAFYAPAQSRYRIFIIDEAHMVTTAGFNALLKIVEEPPDHLIFVFATTEPEKVLPTIRSRTHHYPFRLLAPRTMRELIGRICEQEQVAVDDAVYPLVIRAGGGSPRDTLSVLDQLLAGSEKDENGIDHVHYQRALGLLGATDVALIDEAVDALAAGDAASLFGAVEAVVDAGHDPRRFAIDLLERFRDLIVLQAVPDAVAKGVVDAPEDMLERMYEQAARLGPATLARYAEVVHAGLGEMRGATAPRLLLEVVCARLLLPSAADTEAALLQRVERIEGRLDMSIPAAPVRTGAAPAASAPAPAAAATQEPPAASPAKQFTRRSTRAAEPAAAPTPAPVPAAAPTPEPVPTPAATVPEPEPPAPPAPAPAPPPAAAPPAPAPAAGVTPGEPDAAAVRAMWTTVRDKVRQRSRTTEVMLAGATVRTVDGNTLVLSHESAPLARRLSEQRNADVIIEALKDALGVNWRVRCEAGGPAAPDAGQSAAPAQVDMESARRADEEAMLAEALENTADASGAPPRRDPEEVALELLQNELGARRISGD
- a CDS encoding class I SAM-dependent methyltransferase produces the protein MTAKTLTKGTKTTNGKLGLAEVLMLLAGGGQPPLRISAYDGSSVGPSDTELGVDLLNSRATAYLATSLGQLGIARAYVAGDLELRGVHPGNPYPVLNAMADLEFKHPSPRELANIVRSIGLKNLKPIAPPPEEAPPRWRRTAEGLRHSKARDADAIHHHYDVSNTFYEWVLGPSMTYSCAIYPNPGASLEEAQENKYRLIFEKLRLQAGDRLLDVGCGWGGMVRYAARRGVQALGVSLSAEQVEWARAAIADEGLAGLAEVRHCDYRDIREDGFDAISSIGVSEHIGVKNYRSYFGFLKSKLRTGGLLLNQCVTLPDNSIYRGDAFTDRYVFPDGEITGSGRVISDIQQTGLEVLHEEDFRHHYAMTLRQWSRNLVSHWDEAVAEVGLGRAKVWGLYMAASVLCFERNLFQLHQVLASNVDGDGDDDLPLRPWWQP